A stretch of the Merismopedia glauca CCAP 1448/3 genome encodes the following:
- a CDS encoding Uma2 family endonuclease, which yields MVAVTKNFPRFTPEEYFIWEEQQNLRHEYIDGEVYAMTGGTVNHGRIAANFIAMLIPHLRGSSCGVQTSDVKIEIAESNDYVYPDISVSCDDRDRTAIKFISHPCLIVEVLSLSTEAYDRGDKFRLYRRSPSLEDYVLISASKIAIDIYRKNDSNRWEIVNYVAGDLIELASVNLTFPIEEIFEGIVFE from the coding sequence ATGGTTGCTGTCACAAAAAATTTTCCGAGATTTACTCCTGAAGAATATTTTATTTGGGAGGAACAACAAAATTTACGCCACGAATATATTGATGGTGAAGTATATGCAATGACTGGTGGGACAGTCAATCACGGACGCATTGCGGCGAACTTTATTGCGATGTTGATACCACATTTACGAGGAAGCAGTTGTGGCGTACAAACTTCTGATGTCAAGATAGAAATTGCAGAATCAAATGATTATGTTTATCCAGATATTAGTGTTAGTTGCGACGATCGCGATCGCACTGCGATTAAGTTTATTAGTCATCCTTGTTTGATTGTAGAAGTTTTATCTCTTAGTACAGAGGCTTATGACCGAGGAGATAAGTTTAGGCTGTATCGACGTTCGCCTAGTTTGGAGGATTATGTGTTGATTAGTGCCAGTAAAATTGCCATCGATATTTACCGTAAGAACGATAGCAATCGTTGGGAGATCGTGAACTATGTTGCTGGAGATTTGATCGAGTTAGCATCTGTTAATTTGACTTTCCCGATTGAGGAGATCTTTGAGGGGATTGTTTTTGAATAA
- the coaBC gene encoding bifunctional phosphopantothenoylcysteine decarboxylase/phosphopantothenate--cysteine ligase CoaBC, with the protein MINPNPKRVLIGICGGIAAYKVCEVVSSIFKAEVQVKVILTASGREFITPLTVATLSRHPAYTDADFWQPIHTRPLHIELGEWADLMVIAPLTANTLGKLAYGLADNLLTNTVLASHCPILLAPAMNTDMWEQVAVQRNWQQLLTDRRYHSVGPGAGLLACDRTGTGRMAEPNQIVTAIASLLHTNGKRDLIGKKVLISAGGTREYLDPVRFIGNPSTGKMGIALAQAALSRGASVTLVHGVLSAGISELGNPQLQAIPVVSAAEMQQALLSEFTTSDITIMCAAVADVKPSVYSAEKLPKKSLPESLSLAPVPDIVAGLGSIKKPHQKLIGFAAQTGDIITPATEKLIRKKLDAIVANPVDEIGSGFGSDRNRAIIISSSGKQQEIAPCSKLEMAHHILDFLPLL; encoded by the coding sequence ATGATAAATCCAAATCCTAAAAGAGTTTTAATCGGCATTTGTGGGGGCATAGCAGCTTATAAAGTTTGCGAGGTAGTTTCTAGCATTTTTAAAGCTGAAGTCCAGGTTAAGGTCATTTTAACCGCATCTGGAAGAGAATTTATTACCCCCTTGACTGTCGCTACTTTATCTCGTCATCCAGCCTACACCGATGCTGACTTTTGGCAACCCATCCACACTCGTCCTTTGCATATAGAATTGGGAGAATGGGCAGATTTAATGGTAATTGCCCCTTTAACAGCCAATACTCTGGGTAAATTGGCTTATGGCTTAGCAGATAATTTACTGACCAATACAGTTTTAGCCTCTCACTGTCCCATTCTACTAGCCCCAGCCATGAATACCGATATGTGGGAACAGGTGGCGGTACAGAGAAATTGGCAACAGTTACTGACCGATCGCCGATATCATAGTGTAGGACCAGGGGCGGGTTTGCTGGCGTGCGATCGCACTGGCACTGGAAGAATGGCAGAACCTAACCAAATTGTAACGGCGATCGCTTCTTTACTCCACACTAATGGGAAACGAGATTTAATTGGCAAAAAAGTCTTAATTAGTGCGGGTGGAACCAGAGAATATTTAGATCCAGTCAGATTCATCGGTAATCCTTCCACTGGAAAAATGGGAATCGCCCTAGCGCAAGCAGCCTTATCTCGCGGTGCGTCAGTGACTTTAGTTCACGGGGTGCTATCTGCTGGAATATCAGAATTAGGGAATCCTCAGCTTCAAGCGATTCCTGTCGTTAGTGCAGCAGAAATGCAACAGGCACTGTTATCCGAGTTTACTACATCAGATATCACAATTATGTGTGCTGCGGTAGCCGATGTCAAACCATCTGTTTATAGTGCTGAAAAACTCCCGAAAAAATCTCTTCCAGAGTCTCTATCTTTAGCTCCAGTTCCTGATATTGTCGCAGGGTTAGGTAGCATTAAAAAACCGCATCAAAAACTGATTGGATTTGCGGCTCAAACTGGCGATATTATTACCCCTGCAACAGAGAAATTAATTAGGAAAAAACTCGATGCAATAGTAGCTAATCCAGTGGATGAAATAGGTAGTGGATTTGGAAGCGATCGCAATCGCGCTATCATTATAAGTTCCTCTGGCAAGCAACAAGAAATCGCTCCTTGTTCTAAATTAGAAATGGCACATCATATCTTAGATTTTTTACCTTTACTATAG
- the gloB gene encoding hydroxyacylglutathione hydrolase has translation MEIIRIAVLNDNYIFLLVDKNQKIAAVVDPAVAQPVLDKLRELDAKLVAILNTHHHSDHIGGNRQLLQVFPDACVYAGAEDEGRIPGQRVFLQEGDRVEFASRTAQVFFIPGHTRAHIAYYFPPISPHEPGELFCGDTLFAGGCGRLFEGTPAQMVHSLTKLRKLPENTRVWCAHEYTLNNLRFAISVDADNPDLQQRYHQVTAARDRHEPTIPSHIGIEKLTNPFLRWDAPAIQASANSQDPVQTLARIRGMKDRF, from the coding sequence ATGGAAATTATCAGAATTGCTGTATTAAATGATAACTATATCTTTTTATTAGTAGACAAAAACCAGAAAATAGCTGCTGTTGTCGATCCGGCTGTGGCACAACCAGTATTAGACAAACTGCGAGAGTTAGATGCCAAATTAGTCGCAATTCTTAATACTCACCATCACAGCGATCATATCGGTGGAAATCGTCAGTTACTTCAAGTTTTTCCCGATGCCTGCGTGTATGCTGGTGCTGAAGATGAAGGTAGAATACCAGGACAAAGAGTATTTTTGCAAGAGGGCGATCGCGTTGAATTCGCCTCTAGAACCGCGCAAGTTTTCTTCATTCCTGGACACACCCGCGCCCATATTGCTTACTATTTTCCCCCAATTTCGCCTCATGAACCAGGGGAATTATTCTGTGGCGATACTTTGTTTGCTGGGGGTTGCGGTAGATTATTTGAAGGAACACCCGCTCAAATGGTACATTCTTTGACTAAGTTACGGAAATTGCCTGAAAATACGAGAGTGTGGTGCGCTCATGAGTACACTTTGAATAATTTGCGCTTTGCCATCAGTGTAGACGCAGATAACCCAGATTTACAACAACGCTATCATCAAGTTACAGCAGCGCGCGATCGCCACGAACCAACCATTCCCTCTCATATTGGGATTGAAAAGCTAACTAATCCTTTCCTGCGTTGGGATGCACCTGCCATCCAAGCTTCAGCCAACAGCCAAGATCCAGTGCAAACTTTAGCACGGATTCGGGGGATGAAAGACAGGTTTTAG
- a CDS encoding serine/threonine protein kinase, whose product MIGEILGDRYQVTELLAKNAGRKTLLAKDIQTEQLVVVKLLTFSAEFEWENLKLFEREAQTLKFISHPAIPNYLDFFDWDSPKGKHLALVQSYVDGKSLEAQLKSGRHFTEAELKDIAYKILQILVYLHGLQPPIIHRDIKPSNIILTNRSGNSVGEVYLVDFGSVQTVAAKTQGTITIVGTYGYMPPEQFGGRVVPASDLYSLGATLIFLSTGIHPADLPQAEGRIEFQKITNLGVGFTNWLRRMTQPSLDQRFVGANTALKALEELPKKDLAVVPEAKPSNTKIILTKTANKFEFMIPPSGFNPGMIAIGAFALAWNSFLVFFNGFSLFAPFPINLVFALFSLPFWGVGLAMIMAILFPLFGQTTLKITPDKIGLTFKMWGIQYNPTKVSPRDEIDKISYVPKHSKKDSDGDRVQVPAKLIVWAGIKKYELSACDSISEREIDWLAQELSDWLGLPLSKEVE is encoded by the coding sequence ATGATTGGTGAAATATTAGGCGATCGCTATCAAGTAACTGAACTCTTAGCTAAAAATGCTGGTCGAAAAACCTTATTAGCTAAAGATATCCAAACTGAGCAGCTAGTAGTTGTCAAATTATTAACGTTCAGTGCAGAATTTGAATGGGAAAATCTCAAACTATTTGAACGAGAAGCCCAGACTTTAAAATTTATCTCTCATCCAGCTATTCCTAATTATTTAGACTTTTTTGATTGGGATAGTCCTAAAGGAAAACATCTTGCTTTAGTTCAAAGTTATGTCGATGGAAAATCTTTAGAAGCACAGTTAAAAAGTGGTCGTCATTTTACTGAGGCTGAGCTTAAAGATATAGCTTATAAAATCCTACAAATTTTAGTTTACTTACACGGTTTACAACCACCAATTATTCATCGGGATATTAAGCCCAGTAATATTATTTTAACTAATCGTTCTGGCAATAGTGTTGGTGAAGTTTATTTAGTAGATTTTGGTTCTGTACAAACAGTAGCGGCTAAAACTCAAGGCACAATTACCATAGTTGGAACCTATGGATATATGCCTCCAGAACAATTTGGAGGTAGGGTAGTTCCAGCTTCCGATCTCTATAGTTTGGGAGCCACATTAATTTTCTTATCTACGGGGATTCATCCAGCCGATTTACCCCAAGCAGAAGGAAGAATTGAATTTCAAAAAATCACTAACTTAGGAGTTGGATTCACTAATTGGTTGCGACGCATGACTCAACCTAGTTTAGACCAAAGATTTGTGGGTGCAAATACTGCCTTAAAAGCCTTAGAAGAGTTACCTAAAAAAGATTTAGCCGTTGTTCCAGAAGCCAAACCTAGCAATACAAAAATCATCTTAACTAAAACTGCTAATAAGTTTGAATTTATGATTCCTCCCAGTGGTTTTAATCCAGGGATGATCGCTATTGGTGCATTTGCACTGGCTTGGAATTCTTTCTTGGTATTTTTTAATGGCTTTAGCTTATTTGCACCCTTCCCAATTAACTTAGTTTTTGCCTTATTCTCTCTACCTTTTTGGGGAGTAGGATTGGCTATGATCATGGCAATTTTATTTCCTCTTTTTGGTCAAACAACACTCAAAATAACTCCTGATAAAATAGGTTTGACTTTTAAAATGTGGGGAATTCAGTACAATCCAACTAAAGTATCTCCTAGAGATGAAATTGATAAAATTAGTTATGTTCCCAAACACTCTAAAAAAGATTCAGATGGCGATCGCGTTCAGGTTCCTGCTAAGCTAATTGTATGGGCTGGAATTAAAAAATACGAGCTTAGCGCTTGTGATTCAATTTCAGAAAGAGAAATTGATTGGCTGGCTCAAGAATTGAGTGATTGGTTAGGATTGCCACTTAGTAAAGAAGTAGAGTAA
- a CDS encoding type II toxin-antitoxin system HicB family antitoxin translates to MLATYIDKAMELATYEIIEDDKTYWGEIPTIQGVWANHLTLEGCRQELREALSDWMALRLKLGLPIPVLAGINLNELAQPLPLA, encoded by the coding sequence ATGCTAGCCACCTATATTGATAAAGCGATGGAATTAGCTACCTATGAAATTATCGAAGACGATAAAACTTACTGGGGTGAAATTCCCACAATTCAAGGCGTTTGGGCGAACCATCTTACCCTTGAAGGATGTCGCCAGGAATTACGAGAAGCATTAAGCGACTGGATGGCTTTACGCTTAAAATTAGGTCTACCGATTCCAGTTCTAGCAGGTATTAATCTGAATGAACTCGCCCAACCGTTACCTTTAGCTTAA
- a CDS encoding transketolase C-terminal domain-containing protein, whose protein sequence is MTDPKFPINLSAYQAIALDPSHPTLTDEQREALKANIQLCRDAIVFFTATGAARGVGGHTGGPYDTVPEVMIMDALFRGNPDKFVPIFFDEAGHRVGTQYLMAALHGELPAEQLMHYREAHAHLPGHPELGLTPGVKFSSGRLGHMWPYVNGVAMANPGKVAFCLGSDGSQQEGNDAEAARLAVAQYLNVKLIIDDNDVTIAGHPSKYLPGFSVAKTLEGHGVKILEGNGEDIDDLYRRICEAINTPGPVAVINKRPMCPEVEGLEGSTHGHDVISVPLALKYLESRGQSAAVGYIKGIELLKQPYKYLGSSDKSAANRSIFGEAMVAVLGRMSETERKETIKVIDTDLEGSCGLKAIHDAYPEIFISSGIMERGNFSAAAGFGMEKGKQGVFATFSAFLEMCISEITMARLNYSNVLCHFSHSGIDDMADNTCHFGLNNMFADNGLDDAYETRLYFPADANQMKACVEKVFNDPGLRFIFSTRSKVPMVLNADGTDFFAGDYKFTPGKDEVIREGTAGYIVSFGDCLYRAVDAVERLKQEGIDVGLINKATLNVIDEDMMAKVGKSPFVVVVESFNRKTGLGARFGSWLLERGLTPKYAHLGTHKEGCGGLWEQFPHQGIDPEGIMKKVKELAK, encoded by the coding sequence CAAAATTCCCCATCAATCTCAGTGCTTATCAAGCTATAGCACTCGATCCATCTCACCCTACCTTGACTGACGAACAGCGAGAAGCTCTCAAAGCGAATATTCAATTATGCCGCGATGCGATCGTTTTCTTTACCGCAACTGGAGCCGCTAGAGGCGTAGGGGGTCACACTGGTGGACCATACGACACTGTGCCTGAAGTAATGATTATGGATGCCCTATTTAGAGGCAATCCCGATAAATTCGTCCCTATTTTCTTTGATGAAGCTGGACACCGAGTTGGCACCCAGTACTTAATGGCAGCTTTGCATGGTGAATTACCTGCTGAGCAACTGATGCACTATCGCGAAGCTCATGCTCACCTTCCCGGACACCCAGAATTAGGTTTAACCCCAGGAGTCAAGTTTAGTTCTGGTAGATTGGGACATATGTGGCCCTATGTGAACGGGGTAGCGATGGCAAACCCTGGAAAAGTAGCTTTTTGTTTGGGTTCTGATGGTTCCCAGCAAGAAGGTAATGATGCAGAAGCTGCTCGTTTGGCTGTGGCTCAATACCTCAACGTCAAGCTAATTATCGATGATAACGACGTTACGATCGCCGGACATCCTTCTAAATATCTCCCAGGCTTTAGTGTTGCCAAAACCCTAGAAGGTCATGGTGTCAAGATCCTGGAAGGAAATGGAGAAGACATCGATGACCTCTACCGTCGCATTTGCGAAGCAATCAATACTCCAGGCCCTGTAGCCGTCATTAACAAACGTCCTATGTGTCCTGAAGTGGAAGGGTTAGAAGGCTCTACCCACGGTCATGACGTGATTTCTGTGCCATTAGCGCTGAAATATCTAGAATCTCGCGGACAGTCGGCTGCGGTTGGATACATCAAGGGAATTGAGCTTTTAAAACAACCCTACAAATACCTCGGTTCTAGCGATAAATCGGCAGCTAACCGTAGTATCTTTGGGGAAGCGATGGTAGCCGTTCTTGGTCGCATGAGTGAAACCGAACGCAAGGAAACCATCAAAGTCATCGACACCGACTTGGAAGGTTCTTGCGGTTTGAAAGCCATTCACGATGCATATCCCGAAATTTTCATTTCTTCTGGAATTATGGAACGGGGTAACTTCTCTGCTGCGGCTGGTTTTGGGATGGAAAAGGGCAAGCAAGGGGTTTTTGCCACCTTTAGCGCCTTTTTAGAAATGTGCATTTCTGAAATCACGATGGCGCGGTTGAACTATTCCAATGTTTTATGTCATTTTTCCCATTCAGGGATTGATGATATGGCAGATAATACCTGTCACTTCGGTTTGAACAATATGTTCGCTGATAATGGCTTGGATGATGCTTATGAAACCAGGCTTTATTTCCCTGCTGATGCCAATCAGATGAAGGCTTGTGTAGAAAAAGTATTTAACGATCCAGGATTGCGCTTTATCTTCTCTACCCGTTCCAAAGTACCTATGGTTCTCAATGCTGATGGAACTGACTTCTTTGCTGGAGATTACAAGTTTACTCCTGGTAAAGATGAAGTAATTCGCGAAGGTACAGCCGGTTACATCGTCAGCTTTGGCGATTGTTTGTATCGCGCAGTGGATGCAGTTGAACGCCTGAAGCAAGAAGGGATTGATGTTGGGTTAATTAATAAAGCTACTCTCAATGTCATTGATGAAGACATGATGGCAAAGGTAGGTAAATCACCTTTTGTCGTGGTGGTAGAATCCTTCAACCGCAAGACTGGTTTAGGTGCGCGCTTCGGTTCTTGGTTGTTAGAACGGGGGTTAACGCCTAAATACGCTCATCTTGGTACTCATAAGGAAGGTTGCGGTGGCTTGTGGGAACAATTCCCCCATCAAGGTATCGATCCAGAAGGAATTATGAAAAAAGTCAAGGAATTGGCTAAATAG